In one Lolium rigidum isolate FL_2022 chromosome 3, APGP_CSIRO_Lrig_0.1, whole genome shotgun sequence genomic region, the following are encoded:
- the LOC124694327 gene encoding probable glucuronosyltransferase Os03g0107900: MRDPKLPRTPAPAAAAARRGAPTFTGNLRRHSAWLLLLWFALSVFLFLSAAPPAASPLRPAFLLPRSLAVTSTKPPVRIYVYDLPSRFNRDWAAADPRCARHLFAAEVALHEALLSYPPARAALPEDADLFFVPVYVSCNFSTPNGFPSLAHARGLLADAVDLVRRDLPFWNRSGGADHVFVASHDFGACFHPMEDVAIADGIPEFLKRSILIQTFGVEGPHVCQEAEHVVIPPHVPPEVALELPEPEKARRDIFAFFRGKMEVHPKNISGRFYSKKVRTELLQRYGRNTKFYLKRKRYDNYRSEMARSIFCLCPLGWAPWSPRLVESVLLGCVPVIIADNIRLPFPSILRWPDISLQVAEKDVASLETVLDHVVATNLTAIQRNLWDPAKRKALVFNRPLEVGDATWQVLRELEILLDRSQRSYVGSWR; encoded by the exons ATGAGAGATCCCAAGCTACCCCGGACGccggctccggcggcggcagcggcgaggcGAGGAGCCCCCACCTTCACCGGCAATCTCCGGCGCCACTCCGCctggctcctcctcctctggttcGCGCTctccgtcttcctcttcctctccgcCGCCCCGCCCGCCGCCTCCCCGCTCCGCCCCGCCTTCCTCCTCCCCCGCTCCCTCGCCGTCACCTCCACCAAACCCCCCGTCCGGATCTACGTCTACGACCTCCCCTCCCGCTTCAACCGCGACTGGGCCGCCGCCGACCCCCGGTGCGCGCGCCACCTCTTCGCGGCCGAGGTCGCGCTGCACGAGGCGCTGCTCAGCTACCCGCCCGCCCGCGCGgccctccccgaggacgccgACCTCTTCTTCGTCCCGGTCTACGTCTCCTGCAACTTCTCCACCCCCAACGGGTTCCCGTCGCTCGCCCACGCGCGCGGGTTGCTGGCCGACGCCGTGGACCTCGTGCGCCGGGACTTGCCGTTCTGGAACCGCTCCGGCGGCGCCGACCACGTCTTCGTCGCGTCCCACGACTTCGGCGCGTGCTTCCACCCCATG GAGGATGTGGCCATCGCGGATGGCATACCGGAGTTCCTGAAGAGATCAATCCTAATACAGACATTCGGTGTAGAAGGTCCTCACGTATGCCAGGAAGCGGAGCACGTGGTTATCCCCCCACACGTGCCTCCGGAGGTGGCCCTCGAGCTACCGGAGCCGGAGAAGGCAAGAAGGGACATTTTTGCCTTCTTCCGGGGTAAGATGGAGGTCCACCCCAAGAACATCAGTGGCCGCTTCTACAGCAA GAAGGTGAGGACTGAGCTACTACAGCGATATGGCCGTAATACCAAGTTCTACCTTAAGCGGAAGCGGTACGATAACTATAGATCAGAGATGGCCCGTTCTATATTCTGCCTCTGCCCGCTGGGCTGGGCACCATGGAGCCCTCGGCTCGTGGAATCTGTACTGCTGGGCTGTGTTCCTGTCATAATTGCCGACAATATACGCCTGCCGTTCCCTTCTATCCTTCGGTGGCCAGACATCTCGTTGCAGGTGGCTGAGAAGGATGTCGCCAGTCTTGAGACTGTGCTAGACCATGTTGTGGCGACTAACTTGACTGCGATACAGAGGAACCTATGGGATCCTGCAAAGCGGAAGGCGCTTGTCTTCAACCGACCTCTGGAAGTGGGAGATGCCACATGGCAAGTGTTGAGGGAGCTTGAAATTTTGCTAGACCGATCTCAGAGGAGTTATGTTGGATCGTGGAGGTGA